One genomic window of Trichocoleus sp. includes the following:
- a CDS encoding nuclear transport factor 2 family protein has product MPDQPAPEIELLRTAYVAFNTRDIDAALALMTPSVHWPRAFKGGFVHGPEAVRAYWTEQWSEIDGHVEPVAFHLEEDGQILVEVHQVVRDLAGTVLADEHVGHRFTIEHGLIQGMEVCPLPSSNAPEL; this is encoded by the coding sequence ATGCCAGATCAACCTGCACCAGAAATTGAGCTGCTACGCACAGCGTATGTGGCCTTTAACACGCGTGACATTGATGCCGCCCTCGCCCTCATGACTCCTAGTGTGCATTGGCCGAGAGCCTTCAAAGGTGGTTTTGTCCATGGACCTGAAGCAGTCCGCGCTTACTGGACGGAGCAGTGGAGCGAGATCGATGGCCACGTCGAACCGGTTGCCTTTCACCTAGAGGAGGATGGGCAGATCCTGGTCGAGGTGCATCAGGTCGTACGCGATCTGGCCGGAACCGTGCTTGCCGATGAGCACGTTGGCCACCGTTTCACCATTGAGCATGGCTTAATTCAAGGCATGGAAGTCTGTCCACTTCCATCGTCCAACGCACCGGAACTTTAA
- a CDS encoding DUF5367 domain-containing protein, whose protein sequence is MQTVTKEMMTNRDSQISHGFFFGMSFLIWLTATVVLRLWGHIFFIPDSPLSMVSSFLFSVTCLPLLVYAILQWKKVLPSQRLEAAVCLAIPGMLLDVVTTYFFTQAFPNVLPTADGAFGAWLLWGYAIVLLTGLIAHSRTPQAL, encoded by the coding sequence ATGCAAACTGTAACGAAAGAAATGATGACAAACCGTGACTCGCAAATCTCCCACGGATTCTTTTTTGGTATGAGTTTTCTGATTTGGTTAACGGCAACAGTGGTACTGCGGTTGTGGGGGCACATATTCTTCATTCCCGACAGCCCTTTGAGTATGGTCAGCAGTTTCTTATTCTCTGTAACTTGTCTGCCACTGTTGGTTTATGCCATTCTTCAATGGAAAAAAGTACTGCCAAGTCAGCGTTTGGAGGCTGCCGTTTGTCTAGCAATTCCAGGAATGCTGCTGGATGTTGTGACAACTTACTTTTTTACACAAGCTTTCCCGAATGTTTTGCCAACTGCTGATGGTGCGTTTGGCGCATGGTTGCTTTGGGGATACGCCATCGTGCTATTAACAGGCTTGATAGCTCACAGCCGTACACCACAGGCTCTCTAG
- a CDS encoding TetR/AcrR family transcriptional regulator, protein MPEIPDRNPQTPRWRLPKQARSRERFDRILDAAAELFVEVGYDAVTADDIAARADTSVGGLYRFFPDKLAVFHALADRYFNQLQALFTALHTDETVHLPLEDYISHMIDAFDQFVVDNPGYRAVFAQSRLISTEILSMDTAFNQAIVQQLSDFFAVRNPLLEPDQRNLIATVSVEVGSVLEILSLTRDPGFRQQVLVETKKLLIAYLKQYFLD, encoded by the coding sequence ATGCCTGAAATCCCTGATCGCAACCCTCAAACCCCTCGCTGGAGACTGCCGAAACAAGCCCGCAGTCGAGAGCGGTTCGATCGCATTCTGGATGCGGCAGCAGAACTATTTGTTGAGGTTGGGTACGATGCCGTGACTGCCGATGACATTGCAGCGCGGGCAGATACGTCGGTGGGTGGACTGTACCGCTTCTTCCCAGATAAGTTGGCAGTTTTCCATGCCTTAGCCGATCGCTATTTCAACCAATTGCAGGCACTGTTCACCGCTCTGCATACGGATGAAACCGTTCACTTGCCGCTTGAAGACTACATCAGTCATATGATTGATGCGTTCGATCAATTTGTTGTAGACAATCCTGGATATCGAGCCGTCTTTGCTCAATCTCGTCTGATCTCGACCGAAATTCTATCAATGGACACCGCGTTTAACCAGGCGATCGTCCAGCAACTATCAGACTTTTTTGCAGTCCGTAATCCTTTGCTTGAACCAGATCAACGAAATTTAATTGCGACTGTGAGCGTTGAAGTGGGAAGTGTGCTTGAAATACTTTCATTAACTCGCGACCCAGGTTTTCGGCAACAAGTTCTAGTGGAAACGAAGAAACTACTCATCGCGTACTTGAAGCAGTATTTTTTAGATTGA
- a CDS encoding AraC family transcriptional regulator, translating to MNHATPTLDLTNQQEAARVLPQTPLVSSYHAGWKGLTFIHYCHPPHKTVEHCLLQHSLVITDPKSCFQAERHLDGKFKHYAHGNGRVDVIPAFLSHWTTWDQEVKFSVIAICPTWLNQTTQELMQREIELIPQFSIDDPVIQQLALALKTEIQTGCMSGRLYGESLGTALAARLLQNYAVSKPSLEFKANGLSQSQLERVIDYIKANLTQDLSILDLASLTSMSESHFSRSFKQSAGIAPYQYLMQQRVERAKRLLKQQAISISDIALNCGFANQTHLTKVFRQMTGVTPKAYQKR from the coding sequence ATGAATCATGCAACCCCTACACTTGATCTTACAAACCAGCAGGAAGCAGCGCGAGTGCTGCCACAAACACCCCTAGTCTCTAGCTATCATGCGGGATGGAAAGGGTTAACTTTCATCCACTACTGCCATCCTCCCCACAAAACGGTGGAGCATTGCCTTCTACAACATTCACTGGTGATCACAGACCCCAAAAGTTGCTTTCAGGCAGAGCGTCATTTGGACGGCAAATTTAAACACTATGCCCACGGCAACGGTCGCGTAGATGTTATCCCAGCATTTCTAAGTCATTGGACAACCTGGGATCAAGAAGTCAAATTTTCGGTGATCGCGATTTGTCCAACATGGTTGAATCAAACCACTCAGGAGTTGATGCAGCGTGAAATAGAACTGATTCCACAGTTTTCGATCGATGATCCGGTAATCCAGCAATTAGCCCTCGCGCTTAAGACGGAAATCCAAACGGGTTGTATGTCTGGCAGGTTGTATGGCGAGTCATTGGGAACAGCGCTTGCCGCTCGTTTGTTGCAGAACTATGCAGTCAGCAAACCTTCGCTTGAGTTCAAAGCCAACGGTTTATCCCAATCACAGTTGGAGCGAGTCATTGATTACATAAAAGCGAATTTAACACAAGATTTATCGATTTTGGATTTGGCGAGCCTGACCAGCATGAGCGAATCCCACTTTAGCCGATCCTTCAAGCAATCAGCAGGAATTGCGCCCTATCAGTATTTGATGCAACAACGTGTGGAACGAGCCAAGCGATTACTGAAACAGCAAGCAATTTCAATTAGCGACATTGCTCTAAATTGTGGCTTTGCAAATCAAACTCATCTAACAAAAGTCTTCCGTCAGATGACAGGAGTGACACCCAAAGCTTATCAAAAGCGATGA
- a CDS encoding cytochrome P450 has translation MQQDLQHLKPKPNEPLPEGLFSWYTEMRRKSPLFYDSKDESWMVFRYQEVKRVFSEWQIFSSRIPHPPEQTDFTQSLNFTDPPKHRSLRSLAQRVFNPHRVEQLIPRMSAITHELLDRVTAQGQMDFMQDLAIPLPIIVIAEILGIPLEEQEDFKRWSDGIVTLDPSALQAMADYFRELIRQRRGKPSHDLISDLIAAHEDGETLTAQELVDFCIVLLVGGNETTTNLLGNAILCFNEYPKAFDRLKQEPTLLPLVIEEVLRYRSPVQAMQRITTTETQLGGQTIPAGQMVTVWLGAANRDETQFEQAETFVVDRNPNPHLAFGNGIHFCLGAPLARLEGRIVLSAVLERLPSLHISSTATLELIPSNDVHGVKSLPVLF, from the coding sequence GTGCAACAAGATCTTCAACATCTCAAACCCAAGCCAAACGAACCGCTTCCGGAGGGTCTCTTTTCCTGGTATACCGAAATGCGACGTAAATCTCCTCTGTTCTATGACTCCAAGGATGAAAGCTGGATGGTGTTTCGTTACCAGGAGGTGAAACGAGTCTTTAGCGAATGGCAAATCTTTTCTTCTCGCATCCCACATCCGCCCGAACAAACAGATTTCACTCAAAGCCTCAACTTCACCGATCCACCCAAACATCGATCGCTCCGTTCGCTGGCTCAGCGGGTGTTCAATCCTCATCGGGTCGAGCAACTGATCCCAAGAATGTCTGCTATCACTCATGAACTGCTCGATCGCGTTACCGCACAAGGTCAGATGGACTTTATGCAGGATCTAGCGATTCCTCTTCCCATTATTGTGATTGCTGAAATTTTGGGCATTCCCTTGGAAGAACAGGAGGATTTCAAGCGCTGGTCGGATGGCATTGTCACCCTTGATCCCAGTGCCCTCCAAGCGATGGCTGATTACTTCCGTGAGCTAATTCGGCAGCGTCGAGGCAAACCAAGTCATGATTTGATTAGTGATTTGATTGCAGCACATGAGGACGGGGAAACACTGACGGCTCAAGAACTTGTGGATTTTTGCATTGTGCTACTGGTCGGTGGCAATGAAACAACCACTAATTTATTGGGAAATGCCATCCTCTGTTTCAACGAATACCCCAAAGCGTTCGATCGCTTGAAACAAGAACCCACCCTGCTGCCACTGGTGATCGAAGAAGTTTTGCGCTATCGATCGCCGGTTCAAGCGATGCAACGAATTACTACCACCGAGACACAACTTGGTGGTCAAACGATTCCAGCGGGACAGATGGTGACGGTTTGGCTCGGTGCTGCTAATCGAGACGAGACTCAGTTTGAACAGGCAGAAACGTTTGTGGTCGATCGCAATCCCAATCCTCACCTTGCTTTTGGCAACGGGATTCACTTTTGCCTGGGTGCGCCACTGGCTCGGCTGGAAGGAAGGATTGTGTTGAGCGCGGTACTGGAGCGGTTGCCAAGTTTGCACATCAGCTCAACTGCCACGCTGGAGCTGATTCCATCCAATGATGTTCATGGTGTTAAATCTCTACCTGTTTTGTTCTGA